A window of the Canis aureus isolate CA01 chromosome 34, VMU_Caureus_v.1.0, whole genome shotgun sequence genome harbors these coding sequences:
- the LOC144304743 gene encoding complex III assembly factor LYRM7-like, with protein MGQAAKVLQLFKTLHRTRQQVFKNDTRALEELVPRKELLVENVPYCDAPTQKQ; from the exons ATGGGTCAGGCGGCCAAG GTTTTACAGCTCTTTAAAACATTACACAGGACCAGacaacaggtttttaaaaatgataccaGAGCATTAGAAGAATTGGTCCCTAGGAAAGAACTCCTTGTAGAAAATGTGCCATATTGTGATGCACCAACTCAGAAGCAATGA